The following proteins are encoded in a genomic region of Candidatus Thermoplasmatota archaeon:
- a CDS encoding AbrB/MazE/SpoVT family DNA-binding domain-containing protein: protein MPLTRKARVVGSSLVITIPSQLAKAHDINDGDELEIIPVGLSEFRIKKVKK from the coding sequence ATGCCTCTGACGAGGAAAGCACGAGTCGTGGGAAGCAGCTTGGTAATCACCATACCAAGTCAATTAGCGAAAGCTCACGATATTAATGATGGTGATGAGTTAGAAATTATTCCAGTTGGACTGTCTGAATTTCGAATTAAGAAGGTAAAAAAGTAA
- the fsa gene encoding fructose-6-phosphate aldolase yields MKIFVDTANLEEIRELASWGIIDGVTTNPTLIAKSGHAFQDIIQEIFTIVDGPISLEVVSEKADDMVKEAKEIVSKIPEKYKKNIAIKIPMTSEGLKATKQLSKLGIKTNVTLIFSANQALLAAKAGASFVSPFIGRLDDIGQEGMQIIEEIMDIFQNYNIQTEVIVASVRHPIHVIQAARIGADIATVPPEVLRKMVRHSLTDIGIQSFLKDWQKVKK; encoded by the coding sequence ATGAAAATATTTGTCGATACCGCAAATCTTGAAGAAATCAGAGAACTTGCTTCGTGGGGAATCATTGATGGTGTCACAACAAATCCAACATTGATAGCTAAAAGCGGACACGCATTTCAGGACATCATTCAAGAGATTTTTACAATTGTTGACGGACCTATTAGTCTTGAAGTAGTAAGCGAAAAAGCTGACGATATGGTCAAAGAAGCAAAAGAAATTGTATCAAAGATACCTGAAAAATACAAAAAAAATATTGCGATAAAAATACCAATGACGAGTGAAGGTTTAAAAGCAACAAAACAACTCTCAAAGCTTGGAATAAAGACGAATGTTACTCTCATTTTTTCAGCAAATCAAGCCCTCCTTGCTGCAAAAGCAGGAGCAAGTTTTGTCAGCCCTTTTATCGGTCGGCTCGATGACATCGGCCAGGAAGGTATGCAGATCATCGAGGAAATTATGGACATCTTTCAAAATTATAACATACAAACAGAGGTTATTGTAGCAAGTGTTCGTCATCCGATCCATGTTATTCAAGCAGCACGAATCGGTGCAGATATTGCAACTGTTCCACCTGAGGTACTTCGAAAAATGGTACGGCACTCATTAACTGATATCGGAATACAGAGTTTTTTGAAAGACTGGCAAAAAGTAAAAAAATAA
- a CDS encoding DUF5611 family protein, with the protein MREYTIKRGHNADLNNLVSTYFGVKGDVKQGMKFEVDGIGEITMKQEKNKLLVDIVPPKKISGDYSIIKKWNAFLFEATGKDAKERKKEFSKI; encoded by the coding sequence ATGAGAGAGTATACAATTAAACGGGGACATAACGCTGATTTGAACAATCTTGTTTCAACATATTTCGGAGTTAAAGGTGATGTGAAGCAAGGTATGAAATTTGAGGTTGATGGCATCGGAGAAATCACGATGAAACAAGAAAAAAATAAACTTTTAGTCGATATTGTTCCACCAAAAAAGATCTCTGGCGATTATTCAATTATTAAAAAATGGAATGCGTTTTTATTTGAAGCAACTGGAAAAGATGCAAAAGAACGAAAAAAAGAGTTCAGTAAAATTTAA
- a CDS encoding nitroreductase family protein, whose translation MEVAKVIQSRRTIRRFTQKAISVEILKELIDGARLAPSAGNLQPIEYIITVDKKICQDVFSTLKWAGYIKPEWKPADTEQPTAYIIMLTKKDTPIDPKRDVGLAAAHIILAAEEKGIGSCILLNVNREKLQKVLHIPQNLIVDCVIALGYKAEISVIEPMNQSCEYWRDKNNVHHVPKRSLDDIVHLNRY comes from the coding sequence ATGGAAGTAGCCAAAGTTATCCAGTCGAGGAGAACGATTCGCCGTTTCACTCAAAAAGCGATTAGCGTAGAAATATTGAAAGAACTTATTGACGGTGCACGTCTCGCCCCGTCTGCAGGTAATCTTCAACCAATTGAGTATATCATCACCGTTGATAAAAAAATTTGTCAAGACGTTTTTTCTACATTAAAGTGGGCAGGGTATATCAAACCTGAATGGAAACCAGCAGATACCGAACAACCAACAGCGTATATTATTATGTTAACAAAAAAGGATACTCCTATTGATCCGAAAAGAGACGTTGGTTTAGCTGCGGCACATATTATTCTTGCTGCTGAAGAAAAAGGAATCGGAAGTTGCATTCTCTTAAACGTGAATCGTGAGAAGCTACAAAAAGTTTTACATATCCCTCAAAATTTGATCGTTGACTGTGTTATAGCATTAGGATATAAAGCAGAGATATCAGTCATCGAACCTATGAATCAATCATGTGAATATTGGCGTGATAAAAACAATGTTCATCACGTACCAAAAAGATCGTTAGACGACATTGTACATCTCAATCGATATTAA